The following proteins are co-located in the Acanthochromis polyacanthus isolate Apoly-LR-REF ecotype Palm Island chromosome 7, KAUST_Apoly_ChrSc, whole genome shotgun sequence genome:
- the dynll1 gene encoding dynein light chain 1, cytoplasmic, protein MSDRKAVIKNADMSEDMQQDAVECATQALEKYNIEKDIAAYIKKEFDKKYNPTWHCIVGRNFGSYVTHETKHFIYFYLGQVAILLFKSG, encoded by the exons ATGTCTGACAGAAAGGCAGTGATCAAAAATGCCGACATGTCGGAGGACATGCAGCAGGACGCCGTGGAGTGTGCCACACAGGCCCTGGAGAAGTACAACATCGAGAAAGACATCGCTGCATACATCAAAAAg GAGTTTGACAAGAAATATAACCCGACCTGGCACTGCATCGTTGGGAGGAACTTTGGCAGCTACGTGACTCATGAGACCAAGCATTTCATTTACTTCTACTTGGGTCAGGTGGCCATTCTGCTGTTCAAGTCCGGCTGA